From the genome of Bosea sp. Tri-49, one region includes:
- a CDS encoding amidohydrolase family protein yields the protein MEPAQHQSRRTFLGRTGGIATACAMAGMTGSGGAKASPASGKPAASEAGTSTLTDQHYLLTNVRLEDGFVYDGEIVTATRTAQHALEIKAGRIVALHAAGAALPAGVPSYQANGQLALPAMRDMHIHLDKTFYGGPWQAPLPRQGKTILDMIAREEKLIPQLLPTSQQRAEALIALLHSKGTTVARSHCNIDPVSGLKSLEHLQRALENHRDDFTCEIVAFPQHGLLHSKVDGLMREAMSMGVAYVGGLDPTNVDGAMEKSLDAMFQIALDTGKGVDIHLHETSPAGAAAIQYMIATVEKNPALRGKVTISHGFALATLAPGALEETATRMAAQGMTVASTVPLGASTMPLPQLSAKGVFVMTGTDSVYDHWSPFGRADMLEKANLYAQLYRGSDEFRLSRSLTIATGGVLPLDDNGKRAWPKAGDAADFTLVPVSCSAEAVARLPERSATFHRGRMVFGSVGIA from the coding sequence ATGGAACCGGCACAGCATCAGAGCAGGCGTACGTTCCTCGGCCGGACGGGTGGCATCGCCACTGCCTGCGCCATGGCGGGCATGACGGGCAGCGGCGGTGCCAAGGCGTCGCCCGCCTCCGGAAAACCTGCCGCGTCCGAAGCGGGGACAAGCACCCTGACGGACCAGCACTATCTGCTGACGAATGTGCGGCTCGAGGACGGCTTCGTCTATGACGGCGAGATCGTGACGGCCACTCGCACGGCCCAGCATGCGCTCGAGATCAAGGCCGGCAGGATCGTGGCGCTTCATGCCGCAGGTGCCGCCTTGCCGGCCGGCGTGCCCAGCTACCAGGCCAATGGCCAGCTCGCTTTGCCGGCGATGCGCGACATGCACATCCATCTCGACAAGACCTTCTATGGCGGCCCGTGGCAGGCGCCGCTGCCGCGGCAGGGCAAGACGATCCTCGACATGATCGCCCGCGAGGAGAAGTTGATCCCGCAATTGCTGCCAACCTCGCAACAGCGCGCCGAGGCACTGATCGCCCTGCTCCACTCCAAGGGCACCACGGTCGCCCGCAGCCACTGCAACATCGATCCGGTGAGTGGGCTGAAGAGCCTCGAGCACTTGCAGCGCGCTCTGGAGAACCATCGCGACGATTTCACCTGCGAGATCGTGGCCTTCCCGCAGCACGGCCTGCTCCACTCGAAGGTCGACGGGCTGATGCGCGAAGCGATGAGCATGGGCGTCGCCTATGTCGGCGGGCTCGACCCGACAAATGTCGATGGCGCCATGGAGAAGTCGCTCGACGCGATGTTCCAGATCGCGCTGGACACCGGCAAGGGCGTCGACATCCACCTCCACGAGACCAGCCCGGCCGGTGCCGCGGCGATCCAGTACATGATCGCGACCGTCGAGAAGAACCCCGCCCTGCGCGGCAAGGTCACGATCAGCCATGGCTTCGCCCTCGCCACGCTCGCGCCGGGCGCGCTTGAGGAAACCGCTACACGTATGGCGGCTCAGGGCATGACGGTCGCCTCGACGGTGCCGCTCGGCGCGTCGACGATGCCCCTGCCGCAGTTGAGCGCGAAGGGCGTGTTCGTGATGACCGGCACCGACAGCGTCTACGACCATTGGTCGCCCTTCGGCCGTGCCGATATGCTCGAAAAGGCCAATCTCTACGCGCAGCTCTATCGCGGCAGCGACGAGTTCCGCCTGTCCCGTTCGCTGACGATCGCGACCGGCGGCGTGCTTCCGCTCGACGACAATGGCAAGCGGGCCTGGCCCAAGGCCGGGGACGCTGCCGACTTCACGCTGGTCCCGGTCAGCTGCTCCGCCGAAGCCGTGGCAAGGCTGCCCGAGCGCAGCGCGACCTTCCATCGCGGCCGCATGGTCTTCGGCAGCGTCGGGATCGCCTGA
- a CDS encoding tripartite tricarboxylate transporter TctB family protein translates to MTRLRLDWQDLLFGTFLVAVAAGALYATRTLSVGHAADMGPGYMPRVVSLALFGFGLFFLGRSARGVAVTIEAVRLRPLLAVLAAVGVFALTAERLGLAIASVLTVLLAGLATRETRPLESIGFALLLSALAALLFIKVLALPVPLWPR, encoded by the coding sequence ATGACCCGGCTCAGGCTCGATTGGCAGGACCTGCTTTTCGGCACCTTCCTCGTCGCGGTGGCGGCGGGGGCGCTCTACGCGACCCGCACGCTATCGGTCGGCCATGCGGCCGATATGGGGCCGGGCTACATGCCGCGCGTCGTCTCACTCGCCCTGTTCGGCTTTGGCCTGTTCTTCCTGGGACGCAGCGCAAGGGGCGTGGCCGTGACGATCGAAGCGGTGCGCCTGCGGCCGCTGCTCGCCGTGCTGGCTGCAGTCGGGGTCTTCGCACTGACGGCGGAGCGGCTCGGCCTCGCCATCGCCTCGGTCCTCACAGTGCTGCTGGCGGGGCTCGCCACCCGCGAGACGCGGCCGCTGGAAAGCATCGGCTTCGCGCTGCTGCTGTCGGCTCTGGCGGCGCTGCTATTCATCAAGGTCCTGGCCCTGCCGGTCCCGCTCTGGCCCCGCTGA
- a CDS encoding LysR family transcriptional regulator, whose protein sequence is MNRYPMFSPQLLISFVAVCETLSFTRAADRVSLSQSTVSLQVKRLEDLLGQALLERSSHQVELTEEGERLLSYARRIIALNEEAHDALTGVWRDGVLRLGMPEDFAVPTVELLAAFSRQQPHLRLDVTSGLSADLHAAYKREELDLILVKQRRGQPPRAARREPLLWLDSLAYPAIERTPVSLALFPLGGLYREELCGALDALGIRWRVGYCSGNLAALAAASAAGLGMTLLPASCRLPGHRTLGAAEGLAEITDFELALYYRDDAPALTAALAERLAAFCRLEA, encoded by the coding sequence GTGAACCGATATCCGATGTTCAGTCCGCAATTGCTGATCAGCTTCGTCGCCGTCTGCGAGACGCTGAGTTTCACACGCGCGGCCGACCGGGTATCGCTGTCGCAATCCACTGTCAGCCTGCAGGTCAAACGGCTCGAGGATTTGCTGGGTCAGGCGCTGCTGGAGCGCTCCTCGCATCAGGTCGAACTCACCGAAGAGGGAGAGCGGCTGCTGAGCTATGCGCGGCGCATCATCGCCCTCAACGAGGAGGCGCATGATGCGTTGACGGGCGTCTGGCGAGACGGAGTGCTTCGTCTTGGAATGCCGGAGGATTTCGCGGTGCCGACAGTCGAGCTGCTGGCGGCTTTCAGCCGACAGCAGCCACATCTGCGGCTCGATGTCACCAGCGGTTTGAGCGCCGATCTGCACGCCGCCTATAAGCGCGAGGAGCTGGACTTGATCCTGGTGAAGCAGCGGCGCGGGCAGCCGCCACGCGCGGCCCGGCGCGAGCCGCTGCTATGGCTCGACAGCCTGGCGTATCCTGCGATCGAGCGCACGCCTGTTTCGCTGGCGCTGTTTCCGCTCGGTGGGCTTTATCGCGAAGAGCTGTGCGGAGCCCTCGATGCGCTCGGCATCCGCTGGCGCGTCGGCTATTGCAGCGGCAACCTTGCCGCGCTCGCCGCAGCGTCGGCCGCGGGGCTGGGGATGACCTTGCTGCCCGCCAGTTGCCGGCTGCCCGGGCACAGGACGCTCGGCGCTGCCGAGGGACTAGCCGAGATCACCGACTTCGAGCTAGCGCTCTACTATCGCGACGATGCTCCAGCCTTGACCGCCGCATTGGCCGAGCGGCTCGCCGCCTTCTGCCGGCTGGAAGCCTGA
- a CDS encoding tripartite tricarboxylate transporter permease: MELFDNLLIGLSTALELKNLGFCLIGVLIGTAIGVLPGIGPIPTIALLLPFTFGMEPAGAMIMLAGIFYGAQYGGSTTAILVNVPGETSSVVTCLDGHQMARQGRAGLALAIAALSSFFAGTVATIVIALLSVPLAALALKFTAVEYFSLLVLGLIAAVVLAHGSVARSLSMVLLGLLLGLVGIDVSSGAARMTFGVPALSDGLDFVPVAMGMFGLAEIIANLERPAERHVVSQAVRGLVPSWADLKQAFPAMVRGTALGSALGVLPGGGAALPPFSSYALEKKLAKDPSRFGHGAIEGVAGPEAANNAGAQTSFIPLLTLGIPANALMALMIGALMMQGIQPGPQIMREQPQLVWGVIASMWVGNLMLLVINLPLIGLWVSMLRIPYRLLFPAIVLFCCIGTYGIANSLFNVWLMLGCAAVGYFFIKVGVEPAPLLLGLVLGPQLEEYFRRAMLLADGDFSVFLTRPISAGLLAVVALLLVAMLSPMVVRGRKQALAE; this comes from the coding sequence ATGGAACTCTTCGACAACCTGCTGATCGGCCTGTCGACGGCTCTGGAACTCAAGAATCTCGGCTTCTGCCTGATCGGCGTGCTGATCGGCACCGCGATCGGTGTCCTGCCCGGAATCGGGCCGATCCCGACGATTGCCCTCTTGCTGCCGTTCACCTTCGGCATGGAGCCGGCCGGCGCGATGATCATGCTCGCCGGCATCTTCTACGGCGCGCAGTACGGCGGCTCGACCACGGCGATCCTGGTCAACGTCCCCGGCGAGACCTCCTCGGTCGTGACCTGCCTCGACGGACATCAGATGGCCCGGCAGGGCCGCGCCGGGCTGGCGCTGGCGATCGCCGCGCTCTCCTCCTTCTTCGCCGGCACGGTGGCGACCATCGTCATCGCCCTGCTCAGCGTGCCGCTGGCGGCGCTGGCGCTCAAGTTCACCGCGGTCGAGTATTTCAGCCTGCTGGTGCTCGGGCTGATCGCCGCGGTCGTGCTGGCGCATGGCTCGGTCGCGCGCTCGCTGTCGATGGTCCTGCTTGGACTGCTGCTCGGGCTCGTCGGCATCGATGTCAGTTCGGGCGCGGCGCGCATGACTTTCGGCGTCCCCGCACTATCCGACGGGCTCGATTTCGTGCCTGTCGCGATGGGCATGTTCGGGCTCGCCGAGATCATCGCCAATCTGGAGCGCCCGGCCGAGCGGCACGTCGTCAGCCAGGCCGTGCGCGGCCTCGTTCCGAGCTGGGCCGACCTCAAGCAGGCCTTTCCCGCCATGGTCCGCGGCACGGCGCTGGGTTCGGCGCTCGGCGTCCTGCCGGGTGGCGGGGCGGCGCTGCCGCCCTTCTCTTCCTATGCTTTGGAAAAGAAGCTGGCCAAGGACCCCTCGCGCTTCGGCCATGGCGCGATCGAGGGCGTCGCTGGACCGGAAGCGGCCAACAATGCCGGCGCGCAGACCAGCTTCATCCCCCTGCTGACGCTCGGCATCCCCGCCAATGCGCTGATGGCGCTGATGATCGGTGCGCTGATGATGCAGGGCATCCAGCCCGGTCCGCAGATCATGCGTGAGCAGCCGCAGCTCGTCTGGGGCGTCATCGCCTCGATGTGGGTCGGCAATCTAATGCTGCTGGTGATCAACCTGCCGCTGATCGGTCTCTGGGTCTCGATGCTGCGGATACCCTACAGGCTGCTCTTCCCGGCGATCGTGCTGTTCTGCTGCATCGGCACCTATGGCATCGCCAACAGCCTGTTCAATGTCTGGCTGATGCTGGGCTGCGCCGCGGTCGGGTACTTCTTCATCAAGGTCGGGGTCGAGCCGGCCCCGCTGCTCCTGGGGCTGGTCCTGGGGCCGCAGCTGGAAGAGTATTTCCGCCGTGCCATGCTGCTCGCGGACGGGGACTTCTCGGTCTTCCTGACCCGCCCGATCAGTGCCGGCTTGCTCGCCGTCGTCGCGCTGTTGCTCGTTGCCATGCTGTCGCCAATGGTTGTCCGAGGGCGGAAACAGGCCCTGGCCGAGTAG